Genomic segment of Methanosarcinales archaeon:
TCACGGATCTTGAGATGGTATATGCAAGCGAACCTTTCTTTTGACCATCGAAATCTTTTTTGAGCTTATTGTACGAAGATAACACTTTTTTATCTTTAAGAGCGGGATTCTCCTGCCACATAAATAAAACTACGGCTTCTATACTGGCAAATATTTCATGATAATCGGCTATATCCTCAATAGCCACTTTTCCGTCACCTTTTTCGACCAATTCTGCTAATGGTCGATTTACATCACCCTCTGTAATCTCCATATATTTTCATCGTCCTTTTTCACTTCATAAGTGCCAACCTCTGATTAATTTCATCAAGGTCAAAGTATTCAGGATCAAAATCATAATCCAGCCATTCCACCATTTCTTCATGCTCGGGATGTTGCGGATTTTTGAGGATTTCAAGGAGTTCATCATATCCATAAGCCCCGCCGCAATCTTCCGGAGGGCAGGCACGTTTACCCTTGAGGCAGACCGGATAGTGTTTATCAGCATCCAGAGGGAGGATTTTTTCAACCAGGATTATGTGATGCCAGGAATCTCCAAAATCGTATTCATAGATGAATTTTATATTTTCCTCAACGACCACCTGGCTTAATGTTACTGATTTTTCATCGTTTACTTCAAACATATCAGTCGGATCAGGTTCACTATATGTTATTCCATCTATGGTAAACTGATGAAGGTGATAATCGTCCCACCCCATCACTTC
This window contains:
- a CDS encoding plasmid pRiA4b ORF-3 family protein, with product MPKKKKNEDIHIYQIKVTLDEIKPPIWRRIQVKSDISLYRLHFIIQEVMGWDDYHLHQFTIDGITYSEPDPTDMFEVNDEKSVTLSQVVVEENIKFIYEYDFGDSWHHIILVEKILPLDADKHYPVCLKGKRACPPEDCGGAYGYDELLEILKNPQHPEHEEMVEWLDYDFDPEYFDLDEINQRLALMK